CAGAATTTTATCCGGCAATTGCTCATTAGCATAGGAACTGCCCAATAATCCAGCATTTGGAAATTCTTCAAGTACATGATTCATCCAAAACAAATATTCCGGATGCCAATAATCATCCGCATCCAAAAATGCTATGAAATCAAATTTGGATTGGGCTATTCCTCTATTTCTTGCGGCTGAAACTCCTTGATTGGTTTGATTGAAAAGAATGACTTGATCTCCATAATTATCCTTTACTAGCTCCTCCCCCCCATCCGTACTTCCGTCATTGACCACAATGATCTCGAAATCCTGAAGGCTTTGATTGAGCACCGAATCAATAGCCCGTTGGATATAGGGAGCTTTGTTGAAGAGTGGGATGATTACGCTGAACAAATGGATGTTAAAAGTTAAATGTTAATTGTTAAAAAAGGCGTTTAAGTCTAAGGGCATTTTTAAAGCCCAGGTATTTAGAAAGCATTTGGAATTTGGGGCCACCGATATAGGTGGGCTGATCCACACCTAGATTTTGCATCAGGCTTTCTGCCTTGGAGATCAAGTCAGGATACTGGGGAAAAACATCATAAATAAACTTCTGATAGACCTTTTTCAAAGCGATTCGTACCCGTTTCGAATCTTCGAATTTCAATACTTCCCGCTCATAGCACATATAAGAATCCAATAAAGACTTTATGGCTTTTTCAGACTTTTGCTGACTAACATTGTTTACTCCGGGGCTTCGGTAATAGACTTTCCCCTCCGGTTCATAGAGCACCTGCTCCGCATGCAAGAGCACTCTGGTAAAAAACTCACCATCCTGATTGATGGTCAAAGTCTCATCCCAAGGCCCGGCCTTTTCGATAAGTGAGCGAGGGGTCAAATAGACTGCTGGCTGATGCATTTCCTGTTTATTCCAAAATCTTAAAAGTAAATCTGAGCCTGATTTAAAATCCTGAAAAACTCCATAGGGAATGGAGTAAGATTTTTTCAAATCATCTTGAAACAGCCTCCATTCACATGAAGCCAATATGGATTCTGATTGGCCTTGCAATAATTTGATCTGATTGGCTATTTTATTAGGAGATAATAGATCATCCGCATCCAAAAACTGAATATACTCCCCTTTTGCAGCAGCTATGCCAACATTGGTTGCAGCTGAAACCCCTTGATTATCCTGGTCAATCAATTTGGTTTTATCCGGGTACTTTGCAAAATATTCTTTAAGAATTTCAAAAGAACCATCTGTAGAACCATCATCCACCAAGACTAACTCTATATTGGGATAAGTCTGCTGTAATGCCGATTCCAAAGTCTCTCGAACAAATGGAGCTTTATTATAAACCGGGATAATAATGGAAACCAGCGGGTCTTGACTCTTGGTTCTTGTATCTTGCATCTATCTTTTTGTCTCCCCTCCTCTGATCAAACTAAAATATTCCTGAATGGCTCCCATATTAATAGCATGACAGACTTTAAGAATGGGAATAGATTCTTTCGGGAAAAGAGTAAAGAGCCGCTTCAATGCAAATCGATACCGGGCCCAAAGAAATTGGATTAAATGTCTCCGAAAGCCGATGGAATCATCCTTAAACCTTCTTGTATAGGTACCACCTAATAATCGTTGGTATTTATTGACTAATTCTGAAACATGAAACCTAGCAGGATGATATACGATGAGGTCTGGAATATATGCAACCTCATACTTTCGAGATATTCTACCTGATAATTCGGAATCACCATTAGATTTTAATTCAGAATTAAATCCTCCAAACTCTTCAATCACTGATTTATAGGAAAACCAATTCGCTGTTATAGCTTTTCCCTCTTTAGCATAAAGCTCCGTAGTAAAACCGCCCGTATATTTTTCATAGATTTCGGCAGGTGATAAATGATTTGGATCTTTAAAAAACAAAGGGACAGGTCCTGTCAAAATCCCAATCTCCTTTTTGAAATCCTGAGAAAACAGATCCCAAGCGTTTTTCAACCAATCCGTATCAGGAAGACAATCAGCATCAGTAAAGGCAATGATATTTCCTTGGGCTGCCGTAATTCCCTTGTTTCGAGCTGCATAGGAACCGGGGTTGGACTCTTCCAAAATCTTCAAAATATAGACAAGGGAAAGTTTTTCAGGTAGAACCAAGGGGAAATACGGGTCATTATTAACTACAATTACTTCCCAATAATCTCTTTTGAGAATTTGTTGGTTTAATTGTTCCAACAGTAAAATCAACCTGTCATTATCCTTATAATGAGGAATTATCACGCTGATCATTCCGAATAGCTAATCTTACTAGATTGATAAAAATGTCTGATAAACCTGTCTTTAAAGATTCCGAAAAATCTAAAAGAAATATGAAATATCACTTTTCTGAAAAAATCAGATTTGATAGGATTTGATATTGCCCTTGAATATAAATAGGCAAAATTTTCCTTTTCGCAGGGATAAAGATTCTTAATGCCAATATTATCAACCCAAACCCATAGAAATCGCAATTGAGATTCCCTAGAGCGTAGCGAGATTGTATTGCTTTCATGTCTCCTAGCAATAGAAACCGGTTGATCCAATTCCCCGGCGTGAAATAGAACCTTTCTCGAAACTCTATTCCATAACTCTGTATCCTCGTGGAGCCTTAACCTAGTATCAAAGACCCCTGCTTTCTCAAATACTTCCTTTCTAAATGTATTGGCATTGGTATGTCCCAAAATGACATCATTACGCATGATATGGCAATACACCTCTCTCAAATCATTCGTACCAAGCATTTCAATCAAGTTGTCATTGCAGCCAAATAACTCTTCCCTACCCTCTGGAAATCGAATGGCTGAAAGTGAATAAACAGCCATAACATCAGGATTTTTAAACATGGCGCTATCCTTTGAAAATCTGTTTGGTAGATACCAATCGTCTGCATCCAAAAACGCAATAAAATCGTATTGAGCACTTCTTATTCCAAGGTTTCGACTATGGCAAACTCCTAAATTTCTCCCTTGAGGATGAGTCACCAAACGAACTTTTTCAAATTCTAAGCTAAGCTTTTTGCATACTTCCAATGAATTGTCTTTCGATCCATCCTCAATAAGGATTATTTCGCCAACTTCAGACTGTACCAAAGCCGATTGTACCGCCTCTTCAATAAAATGAGCTACGTTGAAAACGGGTATTATTACCGAGACCTCAAACAATTTAGCTAAATCGATAAAAATTGATCATTTTTTTCGTAAATGCCTTCTTTCCGCATTGCTCAATTGCTAATTCACGGATTGCATTTGGATTATACTCAGTATAATTAAATTTAAGCTGCAAAATAGCATCAGCCATTGCCTCTGCGTCTCTTACTGGAACTAACAATCCGGTTTGGGCATTGATACTATCCTCAACACCACCGTTGGAAGTGCTGACTAAGGGCAAGCCACACATCATTGCTTCCCTTACAGCTATCCCATGAGGTTCTTGAATACTGGGCGAAACAAATACATGGGCTTGACTAAGCACATCGGAAATCCTCTCCCTGGGTACTAAAGGCAAAAACTCTCCATGGTCATAAATCCCCAATTCCCGACTTTTACGAACAAATAGGTTTTCGGCAGAATGGATCGAATTTTCATCAGCCCCTTTCCCCACCATGATAAATCGAATACTTGAATCACGCCGTATAACGATAGCCATCGCCTCTAGAAATTCTACCGCCCCTTTGATCGGCAAGGAATTGAGAATGGTAATCACAGTAAAGGTTTTATTCCTTCTTGCAAGGTTGATGCTGTACATATCTTCGTCCACCAGATTCCAAATCACCTCGGGATTGCATGCAGGCTGATTCATCATCACCTGCCTTCGCTCATCGTAGCTAACAGCCGCTGTTTTTTTTGCCAATGCAAATGCTTCAAGAATCAACTTTGCCCTATATCTAGAATAATAGTGGAACACAAAAACCTGATGCTCAATGATAACGAATGGAATTGTATGTTCTTTAGAAAGCTCATGTGCATAAATTCCCGCATCCATCCCACTTTGGGCATGTATCAGGTCCGGAACAAACCCGGTAACTTTCAAGGATAAGAAAGCTTTTTGGAATAACCTGATTGCCAGTTTAACCCTATACTTTTCGGGAACCCTTCTGTTTTTGGGAATGATAAAGCCATAAGCATCCGGACTTTGGATAACCAACCCTTTGCTGATTGGCCAGTTGGTTTTTACCAAACTCAAAAAATAAATCCAAATCAATTTCAAAAAAGAAATAGACTGTTCTTCCCCATATAAAACAGCTATTTCCCCCACCTTGGAAAAATTTAATAATTCAGCTTGTTCCCTGAAAAATGACCCATTTAAAGGCTTTTTTAATGCTGGGTACCAAGAAGGGATAATTAGAATTTTTTGCACACGTTTATTTTAAATTTCTAAATAAAAATCTCCTGAATTCTGATTTATTTTCCTTAAAACGTTTATAACTATAAAGAAACAATAATTGAATTTCATCAACTAGCGATGCCTTATTGTAATTATTATAGTTAAATTTTAGCTCCAGATTACATTTTACAAAGAATTTTAGCTTACCATAAAATTTTGTACTGACATTAAAATCATGCATCGTAACACACCACATTGGAATATCATTATTCACTTCTAGTTTCTCGGAAATTCTATAAAAATCAGTATGATTTCGTGAAATCGCACCTAAAAACCCCAATTCTTTTCTTTTTTCAATGAGGGAAATAAAAACATTCGATTTATGTTCA
This genomic window from Algoriphagus sp. TR-M9 contains:
- a CDS encoding glycosyltransferase family 2 protein; translated protein: MFEVSVIIPVFNVAHFIEEAVQSALVQSEVGEIILIEDGSKDNSLEVCKKLSLEFEKVRLVTHPQGRNLGVCHSRNLGIRSAQYDFIAFLDADDWYLPNRFSKDSAMFKNPDVMAVYSLSAIRFPEGREELFGCNDNLIEMLGTNDLREVYCHIMRNDVILGHTNANTFRKEVFEKAGVFDTRLRLHEDTELWNRVSRKVLFHAGELDQPVSIARRHESNTISLRSRESQLRFLWVWVDNIGIKNLYPCEKENFAYLYSRAISNPIKSDFFRKVIFHISFRFFGIFKDRFIRHFYQSSKISYSE
- a CDS encoding glycosyltransferase family 2 protein, producing MQDTRTKSQDPLVSIIIPVYNKAPFVRETLESALQQTYPNIELVLVDDGSTDGSFEILKEYFAKYPDKTKLIDQDNQGVSAATNVGIAAAKGEYIQFLDADDLLSPNKIANQIKLLQGQSESILASCEWRLFQDDLKKSYSIPYGVFQDFKSGSDLLLRFWNKQEMHQPAVYLTPRSLIEKAGPWDETLTINQDGEFFTRVLLHAEQVLYEPEGKVYYRSPGVNNVSQQKSEKAIKSLLDSYMCYEREVLKFEDSKRVRIALKKVYQKFIYDVFPQYPDLISKAESLMQNLGVDQPTYIGGPKFQMLSKYLGFKNALRLKRLF
- a CDS encoding glycosyltransferase, coding for MISVIIPHYKDNDRLILLLEQLNQQILKRDYWEVIVVNNDPYFPLVLPEKLSLVYILKILEESNPGSYAARNKGITAAQGNIIAFTDADCLPDTDWLKNAWDLFSQDFKKEIGILTGPVPLFFKDPNHLSPAEIYEKYTGGFTTELYAKEGKAITANWFSYKSVIEEFGGFNSELKSNGDSELSGRISRKYEVAYIPDLIVYHPARFHVSELVNKYQRLLGGTYTRRFKDDSIGFRRHLIQFLWARYRFALKRLFTLFPKESIPILKVCHAINMGAIQEYFSLIRGGETKR
- a CDS encoding glycosyltransferase; this translates as MQKILIIPSWYPALKKPLNGSFFREQAELLNFSKVGEIAVLYGEEQSISFLKLIWIYFLSLVKTNWPISKGLVIQSPDAYGFIIPKNRRVPEKYRVKLAIRLFQKAFLSLKVTGFVPDLIHAQSGMDAGIYAHELSKEHTIPFVIIEHQVFVFHYYSRYRAKLILEAFALAKKTAAVSYDERRQVMMNQPACNPEVIWNLVDEDMYSINLARRNKTFTVITILNSLPIKGAVEFLEAMAIVIRRDSSIRFIMVGKGADENSIHSAENLFVRKSRELGIYDHGEFLPLVPRERISDVLSQAHVFVSPSIQEPHGIAVREAMMCGLPLVSTSNGGVEDSINAQTGLLVPVRDAEAMADAILQLKFNYTEYNPNAIRELAIEQCGKKAFTKKMINFYRFS